The following are from one region of the Pseudomonadota bacterium genome:
- a CDS encoding LLM class flavin-dependent oxidoreductase translates to MTISAQRDIEFGFVAAPSGERSLTDGESYDEILADCELGQELGYATAYMIEHHFSDYYPTPNPLAFLHFIAARFPDLGLGTCVLVTPWYEPLRLAEEIAQLNALTKQPLHLGIGRGTAKMEYDAFGIDMELGRARFRECYEIISTALKGGRFTYQGEHLNVPKEIEIRPRGDTAKINFYGALGASPESAEIMADLGLTPMCTTIANFEKQHEVIARWHERAAAHGLNTSKPIPLMVNCIIADTDEEAVEDAKTFIPPFMQQQVDHYEGDKDHFKNLGSYKSWSHVFNSMVDKCNPESMPRWSQFQFVGSPETVCRQLERYRAAGFGSFLLHIATTGVPRAKRHDWMRRFAKEVAPRYSSKFKG, encoded by the coding sequence ATGACCATCAGCGCCCAACGGGATATTGAGTTCGGCTTCGTCGCCGCGCCGTCAGGTGAAAGGAGCCTGACGGACGGCGAAAGCTACGACGAAATCCTCGCCGATTGCGAGCTTGGCCAGGAGTTGGGCTACGCCACCGCGTATATGATCGAGCATCATTTCTCGGACTACTACCCGACACCCAACCCGCTGGCGTTTTTGCATTTTATCGCCGCGCGCTTTCCCGACCTTGGGCTCGGCACCTGCGTATTGGTGACGCCCTGGTATGAGCCACTGCGCCTGGCCGAAGAGATCGCCCAGCTCAACGCGCTCACCAAGCAGCCGCTTCATCTCGGCATCGGGCGCGGCACCGCAAAAATGGAATATGACGCCTTCGGCATCGACATGGAATTGGGCCGGGCGCGATTCCGTGAGTGCTATGAGATCATCTCCACGGCGCTCAAGGGAGGGCGCTTCACTTATCAGGGCGAACATTTGAACGTGCCGAAGGAAATCGAAATCCGCCCGCGCGGCGATACGGCAAAAATAAACTTTTACGGCGCCCTCGGAGCCAGCCCAGAGAGTGCCGAGATCATGGCCGATCTCGGGCTCACCCCAATGTGCACCACCATCGCCAATTTTGAGAAGCAGCATGAGGTCATCGCGCGCTGGCATGAACGGGCGGCGGCGCACGGCCTCAACACCTCAAAGCCGATCCCGCTGATGGTCAATTGCATCATTGCCGACACCGACGAAGAAGCGGTGGAGGACGCCAAGACCTTCATTCCGCCCTTCATGCAGCAGCAGGTCGATCATTATGAAGGCGACAAGGACCATTTTAAAAATTTGGGCTCGTACAAATCCTGGAGCCATGTGTTCAACAGCATGGTGGACAAGTGCAACCCCGAATCCATGCCGCGCTGGTCGCAATTTCAGTTCGTCGGCTCGCCGGAAACCGTGTGCCGCCAGTTGGAGCGCTATAGGGCGGCGGGGTTCGGCAGTTTCCTGCTGCATATCGCCACCACCGGCGTGCCGCGCGCCAAGCGCCATGACTGGATGCGGCGCTTCGCCAAAGAAGTGGCGCCGCGCTATTCGTCAAAATTCAAGGGCTGA
- a CDS encoding GntR family transcriptional regulator: protein MGHPIGQAHAVIDPVRPTSACELVVEQLRRAIHLGRFLAGDKLPPERELAKQLGVSRTTVRDAVKILEGYGLVQSKRGAAGGLTILEQNADVLEKSLAGRLKAIEAIYDYRMAIECSAAGLASARRSKSDLVALARHVKRMGELATPRPEADEAQAMATVSQFMAVDSEFHLGIARAARNDYLLAAIEEARAAMFLPIGAVFRRLEDNANAYHEAIFAALEAGDADAAEAAMAAHLRASQGGVEGLVQRAVPAKQ from the coding sequence ATGGGCCATCCCATAGGCCAAGCCCATGCCGTTATCGATCCGGTGCGCCCGACCTCGGCCTGCGAGCTGGTGGTCGAGCAGTTGCGCCGGGCGATCCATTTGGGGCGCTTTTTGGCTGGCGACAAATTGCCGCCGGAGCGCGAACTGGCCAAGCAGCTTGGCGTTTCACGCACCACCGTGCGCGACGCGGTCAAGATATTGGAAGGCTATGGCTTGGTGCAAAGCAAACGCGGTGCGGCGGGCGGCCTCACGATATTGGAACAGAACGCCGATGTTTTGGAGAAATCACTCGCCGGCAGATTGAAGGCGATTGAGGCGATTTACGATTACCGCATGGCGATCGAATGCAGCGCCGCGGGGCTTGCCTCGGCACGCCGCAGCAAGAGCGATTTGGTGGCGCTGGCGCGCCATGTGAAGCGTATGGGCGAGCTCGCCACGCCGCGTCCAGAGGCCGACGAAGCCCAGGCGATGGCCACGGTGAGCCAGTTCATGGCGGTTGATTCCGAATTTCATCTGGGCATCGCTCGGGCGGCGCGCAACGACTATCTGCTGGCCGCCATCGAAGAGGCTCGCGCCGCGATGTTTCTTCCGATTGGTGCGGTGTTCCGCAGACTCGAAGACAATGCCAACGCCTATCACGAAGCGATCTTTGCCGCCCTAGAGGCCGGCGATGCCGACGCGGCGGAAGCCGCCATGGCGGCGCATTTGCGCGCCAGCCAGGGTGGCGTCGAGGGCCTGGTGCAACGTGCCGTTCCGGCCAAGCAATAA
- a CDS encoding SDR family oxidoreductase produces the protein MAQINFQNRGGLVAGAGGGMGLAIANGLIEGGADIVLADIKPEPQGIAAGPGRALYLQGDLSDEDFVRDVVAQTQAHARRFDYLVNTVGVWWGETDLSVVDIERSVWDRVFDINLGSMMLTARHAVPLMQANGGGAILLISSIQALRGDPRAQDAYGISKGAIRTLSKSLAIQFAGDNIRCNAILPGYVRSEMTRRFDDNSARSEAVRKRIPLARFGEVADIAGPSLFLLSDAASFITGTELIVDGGTTALP, from the coding sequence ATGGCGCAAATAAATTTCCAAAATCGCGGCGGTTTGGTCGCTGGCGCCGGCGGCGGCATGGGCCTCGCCATCGCCAACGGCCTAATTGAGGGCGGCGCCGATATTGTCCTGGCCGATATCAAGCCCGAGCCCCAAGGCATTGCCGCCGGTCCGGGCCGCGCGCTTTATCTACAGGGCGATTTGAGCGATGAGGATTTCGTCCGCGATGTCGTCGCCCAAACCCAAGCCCATGCCAGGCGCTTCGATTATCTCGTCAATACAGTCGGCGTGTGGTGGGGCGAAACGGATCTGTCCGTTGTCGATATCGAGCGCTCGGTGTGGGATCGGGTGTTCGACATCAATCTCGGCTCTATGATGTTGACGGCGCGCCATGCGGTGCCGCTGATGCAAGCCAATGGCGGCGGCGCCATCCTATTGATTTCTTCGATCCAGGCGCTGCGCGGTGATCCTCGCGCGCAGGACGCCTACGGAATTTCAAAGGGTGCCATCCGTACGCTGTCCAAATCCCTCGCCATCCAGTTTGCCGGCGATAACATCCGCTGCAACGCTATCTTGCCGGGCTATGTCCGGAGCGAAATGACGCGCCGCTTCGATGACAATTCAGCGCGCAGCGAGGCGGTACGCAAACGCATCCCGCTCGCCCGTTTCGGCGAGGTTGCGGATATCGCCGGGCCAAGCTTGTTCTTGCTGTCCGACGCCGCCTCGTTCATTACCGGCACGGAGTTGATCGTCGACGGCGGTACGACCGCCCTACCGTAA
- the amrS gene encoding AmmeMemoRadiSam system radical SAM enzyme translates to MSGDERIDENTESWPTQYWHALDDGRIQCDVCPRACKMNEGQRGLCFVRGRLGDQVVLTTYGRSSGFCVDPIEKKPLNHFLPGTPTLSFGTAGCNLACKFCQNWDISKSREIDTLADGAKPEQVAAVAQKLGCRSVAFTYNDPVIFMEYAIDIAQACKEIGIATVAVTAGYISPKPRAEFFRHMDATNVDLKAFTEDFYWNITNSHLKDVLETLIFLKEETDTWFELTNLVIPGENDSEGEFDEMSAWVVEHLGPDVPLHFSAFHPDYRMMDKPNTPHQTLNLARRTALKNGVRHAYVGNVSDRGRGSTYCHNCSALLIGRDRYTLSFWGLNDAGACRQCGTPCAGVFEGAPGAWGAKRLPVRMRDFTAEATEILGKTVVPTLR, encoded by the coding sequence ATGAGCGGCGACGAGCGCATCGACGAAAATACTGAAAGCTGGCCGACGCAATATTGGCATGCGCTCGACGATGGCCGCATTCAATGCGATGTGTGCCCGCGCGCATGCAAAATGAACGAAGGCCAGCGCGGCCTGTGTTTTGTGCGCGGGCGGCTGGGTGATCAAGTGGTGCTCACCACCTATGGGCGTTCGAGCGGCTTTTGCGTCGATCCGATCGAGAAAAAGCCACTCAATCATTTCCTGCCCGGCACGCCGACGCTGTCGTTCGGCACGGCGGGCTGCAATCTTGCCTGCAAGTTTTGCCAGAATTGGGACATCAGCAAATCGCGCGAGATCGACACCTTGGCCGACGGCGCCAAGCCGGAGCAAGTCGCGGCAGTGGCGCAGAAGCTCGGCTGCCGAAGCGTCGCCTTTACCTATAACGACCCCGTGATATTCATGGAATATGCCATCGATATCGCCCAGGCCTGTAAGGAGATCGGCATCGCTACGGTGGCGGTGACGGCTGGCTATATTTCGCCCAAGCCGCGCGCCGAATTCTTCCGCCATATGGACGCGACCAATGTCGATTTAAAGGCGTTCACCGAGGATTTCTACTGGAACATCACCAACAGCCACTTGAAGGATGTGCTGGAGACGCTGATATTTCTCAAAGAGGAAACCGACACCTGGTTCGAGCTCACCAATCTGGTGATCCCCGGCGAGAATGATTCAGAGGGTGAATTCGATGAAATGAGCGCCTGGGTGGTCGAACATCTCGGACCCGATGTGCCGCTGCATTTTTCCGCTTTCCATCCCGATTACCGCATGATGGACAAGCCCAATACGCCGCACCAAACCCTCAATCTGGCGCGCCGCACGGCACTCAAAAACGGCGTGCGCCATGCCTATGTCGGCAATGTCAGCGACCGCGGGCGCGGCAGCACCTATTGCCATAATTGCTCGGCGCTGCTGATCGGGCGCGACCGCTATACGCTCTCATTCTGGGGGTTGAACGATGCCGGCGCCTGCCGCCAATGCGGCACGCCCTGCGCCGGGGTGTTCGAGGGCGCGCCGGGCGCCTGGGGTGCCAAACGCCTGCCGGTACGGATGCGCGATTTCACCGCTGAGGCGACAGAAATTTTAGGTAAGACGGTCGTGCCGACTTTACGGTAG
- the amrB gene encoding AmmeMemoRadiSam system protein B — MASVRQPAVAGTFYSAEASELENSAAAHLNSPLAWDIAAKALVVPHAGHVYSGAIAGTAYASVRHLAAQIERVVLLGPAHRVAFKGVAVPSADAHATPLGNVPVDWPGVATALALPQVHINDAAFENEHSLEVHLPFLQRALGDFALVPLLVGDTKPEGVEQVLQKLWGGPETLIVISTDLSHFHDYAEAQKLDASATRAIETFNVEGLSGELACGFRPLSGLLRAAQRLDLRPTTLDVRNSGDTAGDKMRVVGYGSYAFEYSGAARTPDKYRTPFLDIAQQSIRHGIKTGACPNVDLSGFPYPMRTHRRTFVSVHTGGKLRGCVGSLVANNPLIADVVQNAYRAAFEDKRFKPLTEEDLVETDISISILSTPRPMVFRNEADLVAQIQPDTDGLILQDGNKRGIFLPVVWEQISEPREFLRHLKNKAGLPLDHWSDGIKLWRYTTESFATKFAPAPADA, encoded by the coding sequence ATGGCAAGCGTGCGCCAACCGGCCGTCGCCGGCACATTTTATTCGGCCGAGGCATCGGAGTTAGAAAATTCCGCAGCCGCTCATCTTAATTCGCCCTTGGCCTGGGATATTGCCGCCAAGGCGCTGGTGGTGCCGCATGCGGGTCACGTCTATTCCGGCGCCATCGCCGGCACGGCCTATGCCTCGGTGCGACACCTGGCCGCGCAAATTGAGCGCGTGGTTCTGCTCGGCCCGGCCCACCGTGTGGCGTTTAAGGGCGTCGCTGTGCCGAGCGCCGATGCCCATGCCACGCCGCTTGGCAATGTACCGGTCGATTGGCCGGGCGTCGCGACTGCGCTGGCGCTGCCGCAAGTGCATATCAACGATGCCGCGTTCGAAAATGAGCATTCGCTGGAAGTGCATCTGCCGTTCCTGCAACGCGCTCTCGGCGATTTCGCCCTGGTGCCGCTGCTGGTCGGTGATACCAAGCCCGAAGGGGTGGAGCAGGTGCTGCAAAAATTATGGGGCGGGCCGGAAACCCTGATCGTCATCAGCACCGATCTCAGCCACTTTCATGATTATGCCGAGGCACAAAAGCTCGACGCGAGCGCCACCCGCGCAATCGAGACCTTCAATGTCGAAGGCTTGAGCGGCGAGCTTGCCTGCGGCTTCCGCCCGCTTTCCGGCCTGTTGCGCGCCGCGCAGCGGCTTGACCTCCGTCCGACGACGCTCGATGTGCGCAATTCCGGCGATACGGCGGGCGATAAAATGCGGGTCGTCGGTTACGGCTCTTATGCGTTCGAATATTCCGGCGCCGCGCGCACGCCCGACAAATACCGCACGCCGTTCCTTGATATCGCCCAACAATCGATCCGCCACGGCATCAAGACCGGTGCCTGCCCGAATGTTGACCTATCGGGCTTTCCGTATCCGATGCGCACCCACCGGCGCACATTTGTCAGCGTCCACACCGGCGGCAAGCTGCGCGGTTGTGTCGGCTCGCTGGTTGCCAACAATCCGCTGATTGCCGATGTCGTGCAAAACGCCTACCGCGCCGCCTTCGAGGACAAGCGCTTCAAGCCGCTTACCGAAGAGGACCTGGTCGAGACCGATATTTCAATCTCCATTCTCAGCACGCCGCGGCCCATGGTTTTTCGCAATGAGGCCGATCTTGTGGCACAGATCCAGCCCGATACCGATGGCCTGATCCTGCAAGACGGTAACAAGCGCGGCATCTTTCTGCCCGTCGTGTGGGAGCAGATTTCTGAGCCGCGCGAATTCCTGCGCCACCTCAAAAACAAGGCCGGCTTGCCGCTTGACCATTGGTCAGACGGCATCAAGCTGTGGCGCTACACCACCGAATCCTTCGCCACCAAATTCGCGCCAGCGCCGGCCGACGCTTAA
- a CDS encoding N-formylglutamate amidohydrolase, which yields MNDSPPFDPARLNANDPPPFTRFNPVGGSRFLLTCDHASRAVPGHMNGLGLTEGDLSRHIAWDIGAAAVTRHLAERLDATAFLAGYSRLVIDCNRPLTSPTSIPPVSDGSEIPANQGVSAVEAAARADALFWPYHRQVAGALDRLIAGGKIPLFVAVHSFTPQMSGGEARPWQIGLLWEHDGRLVAPLQAAFSALVPGICIGDNEPYAIVGPSDYSIPEYGQKLGLPHIEIEIRQDLIDTAEGAALWAGQVAEALETALADHGPFEILAR from the coding sequence ATGAACGATTCGCCGCCCTTCGATCCGGCACGGCTCAATGCCAACGATCCGCCGCCCTTCACCCGGTTTAACCCGGTGGGGGGATCGCGCTTTCTACTCACGTGCGACCATGCAAGCCGCGCTGTGCCCGGCCATATGAACGGGCTTGGCCTGACGGAGGGCGATCTCAGCCGCCATATCGCCTGGGACATTGGTGCGGCCGCAGTAACCCGCCATCTCGCCGAGCGGCTGGACGCAACGGCATTCCTCGCCGGATATTCGCGCCTCGTCATTGATTGCAACCGCCCGCTTACCTCGCCGACTTCGATACCGCCGGTGAGCGACGGCAGTGAAATTCCCGCTAACCAAGGCGTCTCGGCAGTGGAGGCGGCGGCGCGGGCGGACGCGCTATTTTGGCCCTATCACCGGCAAGTTGCCGGCGCGCTCGACCGGCTGATCGCCGGCGGGAAAATACCGCTCTTTGTCGCGGTGCATAGCTTCACACCGCAAATGAGCGGCGGCGAGGCGCGGCCGTGGCAGATCGGCCTCCTGTGGGAGCATGACGGGCGGCTGGTGGCGCCGCTGCAGGCGGCGTTCTCTGCCTTGGTGCCCGGCATCTGCATCGGCGACAACGAACCCTATGCGATTGTCGGCCCGTCCGACTATTCGATCCCTGAGTATGGCCAGAAACTTGGCTTGCCGCATATCGAAATCGAAATTCGCCAGGATTTGATCGACACAGCGGAGGGTGCTGCGCTGTGGGCCGGGCAGGTTGCCGAGGCACTCGAAACCGCGCTCGCCGATCATGGGCCGTTCGAAATATTGGCCCGTTAA
- a CDS encoding cysteine hydrolase, producing the protein MADGQTGLTRDVPLEPGRAALLIVDVQNYCCARSGSAFDGLDEAGFEAKYGDYFRRLERQTIPNLQALIAACRAAGVEVIYTVIEALTRDGRDRGLDYKITGFLVPRGSPDGRVIAAIAPGDDEIVLLKSASSVFNSTNIEYVLRNLGVERLAICGVYTEQCVESAVRDACDRGFLVTLVGDACTTPSQTAHDNSLQAIKGYCRTVNTADLVTELNGYRQRRAS; encoded by the coding sequence ATGGCTGATGGTCAAACCGGTCTCACGCGCGACGTGCCCCTGGAGCCGGGCCGCGCGGCGCTGTTGATCGTCGATGTGCAGAATTATTGCTGCGCCCGCAGCGGCAGCGCGTTCGACGGTTTGGACGAAGCCGGGTTCGAAGCCAAGTATGGCGATTATTTCCGCCGCCTTGAGCGCCAGACGATCCCCAATCTGCAAGCGCTGATCGCCGCCTGCCGCGCCGCCGGCGTCGAGGTCATATACACGGTGATCGAAGCGCTTACCCGCGATGGCCGCGATCGCGGCCTCGATTACAAGATCACCGGCTTTCTCGTCCCGCGTGGCTCGCCCGACGGCCGCGTGATCGCCGCCATCGCGCCCGGCGACGACGAGATCGTGTTGTTGAAATCAGCGTCCAGCGTCTTCAATTCGACCAATATTGAATATGTGCTGCGCAATCTCGGTGTCGAACGGCTCGCCATTTGCGGCGTCTATACCGAGCAATGCGTCGAATCTGCGGTGCGCGATGCCTGCGACCGCGGCTTTCTGGTCACCCTTGTGGGTGATGCCTGCACGACGCCGTCGCAAACCGCACATGACAATTCACTACAGGCGATCAAGGGCTATTGCCGGACCGTCAACACGGCGGATTTGGTGACGGAGCTGAACGGCTATCGCCAGCGCCGCGCCAGTTAA
- a CDS encoding cupin domain-containing protein: MSGDSPVINLDEIEMEQCGPFGESGDFEAQMGAIGREIGAQKLGSRLVVVPPGKRAWPFHLHYANEEMFVILSGSGMLRYGEQTFPLRGGDIVAAPPGTGKAHQIINDSDGELRYLAISTMEHPEVAEYPDSDKIGVVAGAPPGRRPYDLFYFAKRESGVDYWDGES, encoded by the coding sequence ATGAGTGGCGATTCGCCGGTGATCAATCTCGATGAAATCGAAATGGAACAGTGCGGCCCGTTCGGCGAATCCGGTGACTTCGAGGCGCAAATGGGCGCTATCGGCAGAGAAATCGGCGCGCAAAAACTCGGTAGTCGCTTGGTCGTGGTGCCACCGGGCAAGCGCGCATGGCCGTTTCACCTGCACTACGCCAATGAGGAAATGTTCGTGATCCTGTCCGGCTCGGGGATGCTGCGCTACGGCGAACAAACCTTTCCGCTGCGCGGTGGCGATATCGTCGCGGCACCGCCCGGTACCGGCAAGGCACATCAGATCATCAATGATTCAGACGGTGAGCTGCGCTATCTCGCGATCAGCACCATGGAGCATCCGGAAGTGGCGGAGTATCCCGATTCCGACAAGATCGGCGTGGTTGCCGGGGCGCCGCCCGGCCGCCGGCCCTACGACCTGTTCTATTTCGCCAAGCGCGAATCAGGCGTTGATTACTGGGACGGCGAATCTTGA
- a CDS encoding PAS domain-containing protein gives MQVTRHNSPGPFASKDEAAEGAAGGADSRLIAAQEENLALKAELERYRLAALASRESLWELDIATGDIWYSPQILEMLGWEGHERGSPQGLIVSSDDWIAEVHPEDLGFAMEAIKAHIKHHAAYDLEYRFRRPSGEYRWLRMTGQAIRDETNFATRMVGVVSDVTERKLAEQALRESQAESEAARSYLTNALQSMRDGFGIWDADERLVIFNESFRTLAGEAADFYRVGVAFEDVIRQGAEIGQWYLGEGGVEGFVAERLASFRAGETYELRRSDGTWMEALDHKAEGGQTISCRIDITARKHTEEALRRNEANLKAAQQISTIGNWEISDDEDAGEWSDEVYRIFGRDKDAFGASYNRFLECAHPDDREMVKSEIAQGMAAGVAFSFRHRIVRPGGEVRHVLERAVPRWAKDGTVIGGAGTVQDITEQTELDEALRHSEHRLREAQRISSIGDWESVGASRKRRWSDEIYQILGRDPETYASSYDNFLACIHPDDQDQVEASIRTGVASGKPYSFEHRIVRPDGSVRHVLQRALARRAENGEMGTVGTVQDITERMEMLERLQQAQKMEAVGQLTGGIAHDFNNLLTVIIGNLDLLKETVEQNSDKIDLIDRGVRAAERGADLTHRLLAFSRRQTLLPVAVDLNMLISGMIEMLRRTLGETITISTREPADLWLCEADKSQLENALLNLAINARDAMPDRGKLLIETANVEFSEDEGGVLNIEPGCYVKLRIADTGSGIAAEMLNHVFEPFFTTKDVGKGSGLGLSMVYGFARQSGGVVMIDSALGKGTAVSLYLPRANDGTVRGAESLSHIEVLRGNEERILVVEDDRGVRDQTVNLLLSLGYRAYPVDSGQAALKQLAEMPSFDLLLSDVVLPDLNGPSLVEIARRQDPDIAVLYMTGYADGAFEHHAEENKSTGLINKPFTKAQLARSVHDALRRL, from the coding sequence TTGCAGGTCACGCGACACAATTCCCCAGGGCCGTTCGCTTCAAAGGACGAGGCGGCGGAGGGCGCCGCTGGCGGCGCGGATAGCAGGCTGATTGCCGCTCAGGAGGAGAATCTCGCCCTCAAGGCCGAGTTGGAGCGCTACCGCCTCGCGGCCCTGGCGTCGCGCGAAAGCCTGTGGGAGTTGGATATCGCAACCGGCGACATCTGGTATTCGCCGCAAATTCTCGAAATGCTTGGCTGGGAAGGCCACGAGCGGGGCAGCCCGCAGGGGCTAATCGTCAGCTCCGACGACTGGATTGCTGAGGTTCATCCCGAAGATTTGGGCTTCGCCATGGAGGCGATCAAAGCCCATATAAAACATCACGCGGCCTACGACCTGGAATACCGCTTTCGCAGGCCGAGCGGCGAGTATCGTTGGCTGCGGATGACGGGACAGGCCATACGCGACGAAACGAATTTCGCGACGCGCATGGTGGGCGTGGTCAGCGATGTTACTGAGCGCAAGCTGGCGGAGCAGGCGTTGCGAGAGAGCCAGGCCGAATCCGAAGCCGCGCGCAGCTATCTCACCAACGCGCTGCAGAGCATGCGCGACGGCTTCGGCATTTGGGACGCGGATGAACGCCTGGTGATATTCAACGAGTCGTTCCGCACGTTGGCCGGCGAGGCAGCGGATTTCTATCGGGTGGGAGTGGCCTTCGAGGATGTCATCCGCCAAGGCGCTGAGATCGGCCAGTGGTATCTCGGTGAGGGCGGCGTGGAAGGCTTTGTTGCGGAACGCTTGGCCAGTTTCAGGGCCGGCGAGACATATGAACTGCGTCGCAGCGACGGCACCTGGATGGAAGCCCTCGACCACAAGGCGGAAGGCGGGCAAACCATCAGCTGCCGCATCGACATCACCGCGCGGAAACACACCGAGGAGGCGCTGCGCCGAAATGAGGCGAACCTCAAAGCGGCGCAGCAGATATCCACTATCGGCAATTGGGAGATTAGCGACGACGAGGATGCCGGCGAGTGGTCGGACGAGGTTTACCGGATATTTGGGCGTGACAAGGACGCGTTCGGCGCCTCTTACAACCGCTTCCTTGAATGCGCCCATCCGGACGATCGCGAGATGGTAAAGAGCGAAATCGCGCAGGGTATGGCCGCGGGGGTAGCCTTCTCCTTCCGGCACCGGATCGTCCGCCCGGGCGGCGAGGTGCGCCACGTGCTGGAGCGCGCGGTTCCGCGTTGGGCGAAGGACGGAACCGTGATCGGTGGCGCCGGTACGGTGCAGGACATTACCGAACAAACAGAATTGGACGAGGCGCTGCGTCACAGCGAGCACCGGCTGCGCGAAGCCCAACGCATTTCCAGTATCGGCGACTGGGAATCTGTCGGCGCCTCGAGAAAGCGCCGTTGGTCGGACGAGATTTACCAAATTCTCGGACGCGATCCAGAGACCTATGCGTCAAGCTACGATAACTTCTTGGCTTGTATCCATCCGGATGACCAAGATCAGGTCGAAGCTTCGATTCGTACAGGGGTGGCGTCGGGCAAGCCGTATTCCTTCGAGCACCGCATTGTCCGCCCGGATGGTAGCGTGCGCCATGTCCTTCAGCGGGCGCTCGCCCGCCGTGCCGAAAACGGCGAAATGGGCACGGTCGGCACCGTTCAGGACATCACCGAGCGCATGGAGATGTTGGAACGGCTGCAGCAGGCGCAGAAAATGGAAGCCGTCGGTCAGCTCACCGGTGGCATTGCTCATGATTTCAACAATCTGCTGACGGTGATCATCGGCAATCTCGATTTGCTCAAGGAAACGGTGGAGCAAAATTCCGACAAGATCGATTTGATCGACCGCGGCGTGCGTGCCGCCGAGCGCGGCGCCGATCTGACCCACAGGCTGCTCGCCTTTTCGCGCCGGCAGACGCTCTTGCCGGTGGCGGTGGATCTCAACATGCTGATCTCGGGCATGATCGAAATGCTGCGCCGCACACTGGGCGAAACGATCACTATCTCGACCCGCGAGCCGGCCGATTTGTGGCTGTGCGAGGCGGACAAGTCGCAGTTAGAGAATGCGCTGTTGAATCTGGCGATCAACGCGCGCGACGCGATGCCAGATCGCGGTAAGCTGTTGATCGAAACCGCCAATGTTGAATTCAGCGAGGACGAGGGCGGCGTCCTCAATATCGAGCCCGGTTGCTATGTAAAGCTACGCATTGCCGATACCGGCAGTGGGATCGCTGCGGAAATGCTGAATCATGTGTTCGAGCCTTTCTTCACCACCAAGGATGTCGGCAAGGGTTCGGGCCTGGGGCTCAGCATGGTTTACGGTTTCGCCCGTCAATCCGGCGGCGTCGTGATGATCGACAGCGCGCTGGGCAAGGGTACCGCGGTCTCGCTCTATCTGCCGCGCGCGAACGACGGGACGGTACGCGGCGCGGAAAGTCTCTCCCATATTGAGGTCTTGCGCGGCAACGAAGAGCGCATCCTGGTCGTTGAGGACGACCGCGGCGTGCGCGACCAGACGGTCAACCTGTTGCTGTCGCTCGGATATCGCGCCTATCCGGTGGATTCAGGGCAGGCCGCATTGAAGCAATTGGCGGAGATGCCGTCGTTTGACCTGTTGTTGAGCGATGTCGTGCTGCCCGATTTGAATGGCCCGTCTCTGGTCGAGATCGCCCGGCGGCAGGACCCCGATATCGCCGTCTTGTACATGACCGGCTACGCCGATGGCGCCTTCGAGCACCATGCCGAGGAAAAT